The Theropithecus gelada isolate Dixy chromosome 3, Tgel_1.0, whole genome shotgun sequence genomic sequence TGTCTAGAATTAAGCTATCCCATTAAATTACTTGATTCCAGAAAGCgtcaaaaatcatttggccaaaacttaaaaaatactcCTTGTTCCTTACTTCAAAAAAGGACTGGTTGGACCAATGTGATCAGTATAACTGCATATATGTTAATCTACCTTAACATTTCCATCGATTAGCACTTGATCATTACAAAGCCTTGTATGCAGTTTTCTTGCAAAGGCTTCCCCCGCAAAAAGATATAAGCACAAAACACTAGGCAGACACTCTTGAAAGTTTTATTTCACTAACTTCAGGCCAAATTTCCACAACTGTGTTCTGGTCAATTTCCTATCCTTGCTTGGCTTCCCCAAATGCTAGTACCAAAAGATTTGTGGGGTAGGGAGAAGAGACCACTTTAAGAAGCACTGCATTTACTCATCTTCCACAAGGCAACAGAGTTGGGCATCTGATTGTTCAACAAAACAAAGCTTTAATAGCATCCAGGAGGGCAGACAGGCAAACCAGGTTGTAGACACTCTTCTATTTGTCAAAATCAGACCAGAGAAAACCTACTCCACACAGATATAATAGGTATTgatattcatcttttctttttctgttgccgcaacatttttcttcttttaatgatCATATCATGTAGTTTCTCAAGTCCTTCCTTTAGGCCATCTCCTATGATTGCACAGGTAGGCTGCAAATGCCAAGGAGTTGATGAGCTCAGTTCACCCATTGCTAACAATTTCTCAATTTCTGAAAGAGACAATGAGTTCCTCAAGTCTTGTTTGTTAGCAACTATAAGTACAGGGACTCCTTGATTTTCTGATATCCTAGTTATTTTGTGAAGTTCAGTTTTGGCTTCCTCCATCCTTTCGACATCAACAGAGTCCACAACAAATACAATGCCATCTGTGCATCTGGTATATGACTTCCACAGTGGCCTTAACTTCTCTTGACCACCTACATCCCAGAAGTGAAACGTGACTGTTTTA encodes the following:
- the ARL4A gene encoding ADP-ribosylation factor-like protein 4A yields the protein MGNGLSDQTSILSNLPSFQSFHIVILGLDCAGKTTVLYRLQFNEFVNTVPTKGFNTEKIKVTLGNSKTVTFHFWDVGGQEKLRPLWKSYTRCTDGIVFVVDSVDVERMEEAKTELHKITRISENQGVPVLIVANKQDLRNSLSLSEIEKLLAMGELSSSTPWHLQPTCAIIGDGLKEGLEKLHDMIIKRRKMLRQQKKKR